The following proteins are co-located in the Deinococcus radiotolerans genome:
- a CDS encoding galactose-binding domain-containing protein has protein sequence MQYLCLLLLFFGERSLSPPATAQVTAPAAPGSAAPRPVAFPPGFLKPSDSLASDALSDHTSWRARDEAAGTYWATSETDAAQWIRFDLDAPARVNALAVLWLNGAAQTYQFTIAVSGDASTWKTVASGRSTRSAGPDIYTFPEQLTRYVRVTIAPDSGAPAFGVAEAAVRVPSAAQAVTAPGSLTPESFGARGDGVTDDTTALTALFNAANKQAKPIAFAAGKTYLTGRSRVYQYSVTTNGLTVQGNGATIKVMDGTTTASSLYVLRIAAQNVTVENLTVDANRAGRPALTNWNQYAWFIDGGSVNVRLKGIRGLNSPVDNLYIRDQVGRNSDALYPREIYIDGAEMLNAARNNASVISSKNVYITGGRFNGANGSNPEAGIDIEPNTSDTYGNNGVYLTNVETSNNRGGGVDVAGHHNQNIVVKNHVANSNGTAFFAMPDGGAIQVDGLTGRDYKFNPVASGRNGFISLVPGGRSGARVTLQNVTLTGIDSTLPGVHQNYDGAVTIHDTQINQYTGTRPVVEARPADIYNIYRDGVKIR, from the coding sequence GTGCAGTACCTCTGCCTGCTGCTGCTTTTCTTCGGCGAGCGCAGCCTGAGCCCCCCCGCCACGGCGCAGGTGACTGCGCCAGCGGCCCCGGGCAGCGCTGCGCCGCGTCCTGTGGCCTTCCCGCCGGGCTTCCTGAAACCCAGCGATTCGCTCGCCAGTGACGCCCTGAGTGACCACACCTCCTGGCGCGCCCGGGATGAGGCGGCAGGCACCTACTGGGCCACCAGCGAGACCGACGCCGCCCAGTGGATCCGCTTCGATCTGGACGCCCCGGCCCGGGTGAACGCCCTGGCGGTCCTCTGGTTAAACGGCGCCGCGCAGACGTACCAGTTCACCATTGCCGTATCGGGCGACGCCAGTACCTGGAAGACCGTCGCCAGCGGCCGGAGTACCCGCTCGGCCGGGCCGGACATCTACACGTTCCCCGAGCAGCTCACCCGGTACGTCCGCGTGACCATCGCGCCAGACAGCGGCGCACCCGCCTTTGGCGTGGCTGAGGCCGCCGTTCGCGTGCCCAGTGCGGCGCAGGCCGTGACCGCGCCCGGCAGCCTGACGCCCGAATCGTTCGGCGCGCGCGGAGACGGCGTCACGGACGACACCACCGCGCTGACTGCCCTGTTCAACGCCGCCAACAAGCAGGCCAAACCCATCGCCTTCGCCGCCGGCAAGACCTACCTCACGGGCCGGTCCCGGGTGTACCAGTACAGCGTCACGACCAACGGCCTGACCGTGCAGGGCAACGGCGCGACCATCAAGGTCATGGACGGCACCACCACCGCCAGCAGCCTCTACGTCCTGCGCATCGCCGCGCAGAACGTCACCGTCGAGAACCTCACCGTCGACGCCAACCGTGCCGGGCGCCCCGCCCTGACCAACTGGAACCAGTACGCGTGGTTCATTGACGGCGGCAGCGTCAACGTCCGCCTCAAGGGCATCCGCGGCCTGAACAGCCCCGTCGACAACCTCTACATCCGCGATCAGGTCGGCCGGAATTCGGACGCGCTGTACCCGCGGGAGATCTACATCGACGGGGCGGAGATGCTGAACGCCGCGCGAAACAACGCCAGCGTGATCAGCAGCAAGAACGTGTACATCACGGGCGGGCGCTTCAACGGCGCGAACGGCTCGAACCCCGAGGCGGGTATCGACATCGAACCGAACACCAGTGACACATACGGGAACAACGGGGTGTACCTGACGAACGTGGAGACGTCGAACAACCGGGGCGGGGGCGTGGACGTGGCGGGGCACCACAACCAGAACATCGTGGTGAAAAACCACGTGGCGAACAGCAACGGCACGGCCTTCTTCGCCATGCCCGACGGCGGCGCCATCCAAGTTGACGGCCTCACCGGCCGGGATTACAAGTTCAATCCCGTCGCGTCCGGCCGGAACGGCTTCATTTCACTCGTCCCCGGGGGCCGCTCTGGCGCGCGGGTGACCCTGCAGAACGTGACGCTGACCGGCATCGACTC